A segment of the Sulfurimonas sp. C5 genome:
CAATCAACGGTGAGACTGTTTGGGAATTATCAACTTCTCAATTCTTATCTAAAAACCCTATCTTCGCATTCTCTTTAAAAGGAATCGGTGCTAAAGGTGATGAAGTTCAAATCGTTGCTGTTGATAGAAAAGGTAACACATTGAAAGGGAATGGTAAAATTAAATAATTTTACTCTTCTTTCCC
Coding sequences within it:
- the soxZ gene encoding thiosulfate oxidation carrier complex protein SoxZ, with the protein product MSAIKVKAKLKGGVVEVKAMAKHEMTTYNMAEKKTGDRENANFIEHISATINGETVWELSTSQFLSKNPIFAFSLKGIGAKGDEVQIVAVDRKGNTLKGNGKIK